The Amycolatopsis endophytica genome includes the window TGCCGTCGGATCAGGGCCCAGACACGCTGGGGGGTCAGCGGCTGGGTGAGCAGCAGCCGGACCAGACCGGCCGTGGTCGCGGGGCGGCGCTTGCCGCGCATCGACGCGGCAAGGCTGGTGTGCCCGTCCTGGACCAGGGAGATCGTGATCCGCAGGTCGTCGCCGGGCAGCGGCAGGCGCATCCGGTAGCGGCCGTGCACGGGCAGGAACGGTGAAACGTAGAACTCCTTGTCCGCCCCGGCCCGGCCGTCGCCGCCGGGACGCAGCAGGTAGCGGTGGCGGCCGCCGTAGGTGTTGTGCACCTCGGCCACGACGCACACCGGCTTGCCCGCCGGGTCGTGGCACCAGTACAGCGTGAGCGGGTTGAACACGAATCCCAGCAGGGCGGCCTGGGCGAGCATGAGCACCCGCCCGCCCCCGAGGTCGACGCCCTGCCCGGCGAGCCAGTCGTCGAGGTTGCGCCGGATCGAGCGGCCGGGGTCGCCGAGGTGGTCGCGGGCCCGGAACCGGGCGAAGGGCCGCAGCCACCACGGCAGCACCGGCAGCGCGTCGAGGTCGACCAGCCACAGGTGGATGCGGTGCGTGAAGCGGTAGGCGGGGTCGCGGCGGGCGTGGCTGACCTCGGTGTCGTAGAGGGCGGGGACGGTCACCACGGCACACCGAGCGACGCGGCCGCCCGCACCCCCGACGCGCATCCGTCCTCGTGGAAACCCCAGCCGTGGTAGGCGCCGGCGAAGGCGATCCGGCCGTCGTCCAGCTCCGGCAGCCTGCGTTGCGCCGCCAGCGTCTCCGGGGTGTAGACCGGGTGCTCGTACACCATGCGCGCCACCACGTCCGCCTCGGCGACGCGGCCTGCGCTGTTGAGCGAGACCAGGTAGTCCACCGGTTCGTCCAGGCGCATCAGCCGGTTCATGTCGTAGGTCACCAGCACCGGAGCGTCCGCGGTGGCGCAGCGTGGCTTGAGGTAGTTCCACGACGCACGGGCACCGCCGGCCCGCGGCAGCACCGACGAGTCGGTGTGCAGCAGGGTTTCGTTGCGCGAGTAGCGGAACGCGCCCAGCACCTCCCGCTCGGCCGCGGTCGGGGCGGCCAGCAGGTCCAGCGCCTGGTCGGCGTGGGTCGCGACGACGGCGCGGTCGAAGTGGTGCACGGCGCCCGAGGCGTCCCGGATCTCGACTCCGCCGGAGTCCCGGTGCACCGACCGCACCGGCGTGCCGTCCCGGACCGCGGCGAGGTTCTTGGCCACACGCTCCACATAGGAGCGTGAACCGCCGGTGACGGTGCGCCACGACGGTGAGCCGCCCACCGACAACATGCCGTGGTGGTGCAGGAAAGCGAACAGGTAGCGGGCCGGGTACCGCTTGCTCAGCTGCCCGCCCGCCGACCACACCGCCGAGACCAGCGGGATGAGGAAGTGGTCGACGAAGTACCGCGAGTAGCCGCCGATCGCGAGGAACGCGCCCAGCGTCGTGTCCCCGGCGTCGGGGTGGTCGAGCACGCGCCGGGCGTGCCGGTGGAAGCGCCGCACCTCACCGAGCATCCGCAGGTAACGGGGGTTGACCGCGTTGCCGCGTTGGGCGAACAGCCCGGTCAGCTTCCTGGCACCGGCGTACTCCAGACCGCACCCCTGGCACCGCACGCTCATCGACATCTCGGTCTCCCGCGTGCTCACCCCCAGTTCGCCGAACAGGCGCAGCAGGTTCGGGTAGGTGCGTTCGTTGTGCACGATGAAACCGCTGTCCACCGCGATCTCCCGGTCGTCCGGGGTGCGCACGGCGTGCGTGTGGGCGTGCCCGCCGAGCCGGCCGTCGGCCTCGAACAGGGTCACCTCGTAGCGCTTGCGCAGTACGTAGGCCGCCGTCAGGCCGGCGACCCCGGAGCCGATCACGGCGGCCCGCGGCGCGGGGTTCGACTGAGCATCCACGGCCGTGGTTCGCCACCACCGGCCCGGCGGATGGGTGGGTGTGATCGCGAACACGTGGCCCCATCCGCGCGGTCACCGGCGCCGAATAACCGGTGCCGCACAGAAAGGGTCTGCCCGTGTCACCTGCCGCTCCGCTGCTCGCCGAACTCGTCTCCCGGCTCGTCGGGGGCGCGCTGCCCGCCGGTCTGCGGGCCTGGGACGGCAGCACCGCGGGACCCGACGGCGGTCCCGTCGTCGTCCTGCGTTCCCGTCGTGCGCTGCGGCGCCTGCTGTGGGCGCCCGGCGAGCTGGGGCTGGCACGCGCCTACGTCTCCGGTGATCTCGACGTGGAAGGCGATCTCACCGAGGGGCTGCGGCGCGCGTGGGCGCTGTTCCGCACCGGAGCGCTCAGCCGCCCCCGCCTGGGCCCGGGGGAGTGGGCCGGCATCGTCGCGACGGCGGCCCGGCTCGGCGTGCTCGGCCCGCCGCCCCGTCCGCCCGCCGAGGAGGCCCGTCCCAGCGGACGCCTGCACACCAAGGCGCGGGACCGCTCGGTCATCGCCCACCACTACGACCTCGGCAACGACTTCTACCAGCTCATCCTCGATCCGGCGATGGCCTACTCCTGCGCCTGTTACACCGATCCCGGCGACGACCTCGCCACCGCGCAGCGCGCCAAGCTCGACCTCGTCTGCCGCAAGCTGGAACTGCGGCCCGGCATGCGGCTGCTCGACGTCGGGTGCGGCTGGGGCGCGCTGCTGCTGCACGCCGCCGAGCACTACGGGGTGGAGGCGACCGGCGTGACGCTGTCGGCGCAGCAGGCCGGGCACATCCGTGGCGAGATCACCCGGCGCGGCCTGACGGGCAAGGCGACGGTGCGCCTGCAGGACTACCGGGAGCTCTCCGGCGAACCATTCGACGCGATCGCCTCGCTGGAGATGGGCGAGCACGTCGGCGACGGCAACTACCCCGTCTACACCGCCACCCTGCACCGGATGCTGAAACCGGGGGCGCCGCTGCTGTTGCAGCAGATGTCGCGTGGCGCGACCGCGCCGGGCGGCGGCGCGTTCATCGAGTCCTACATCGCCCCGGACATGACCATGGTGCCCATCGGCACCACGCTGGGCCTGCTGGAGGACGCCGGGTTCGAGATCCGCGGCGTCGAGGCGCTGCGCGAGCACTACGTGCGGACCGTGCGCGACTGGTCGGAGCAGCTGGAAAAACACGCCGACCAGGTGGTCGCGATCGCCGGGGAAGGGCAGCTGAGGGTGTGGCGGCTCTACCTCGCGGGCGGGGCGCTCGCGTTCGAGGAGAACCGGATGGGTGTCAACCAGATCCTTGCCCGGCGATGACGTTCGCCTGGACCGCGGTGGCGGTGGCCGCGCTGATCCTCGCCACCTTCGCGGTCGCGTTGCGGCGCCGCCGGTTCGACACGATCGACAGCGCCTGGGGACTGGGGTTCGCCCTCGTCGCCGCCGTGACGCTCGCGCGGGAGGGCGGGGTACCGACCGCGGTGCTGACCCTGGTGTGGGGGCTGCGCCTGGCGGCCCACATCACGTGGCGCAACCGGCGCGGCGGGGAGGACCCGCGGTACGCGCGGATGCGGCAGGAGCCGGGCCGGATCTTCGTGCGGGTCTACCTGACCCAGGGTGTGGTGCTGTGGGTGGTCTCGCTGCCGGTGCAGGTCGCGCCGCACGGTTCGCCGCCGCTGTGGCTGACCTGTCTGGGTGTCGGGGTCTGGCTCGTGGGCTTCGTGTTCGAGGCGGTCGGCGACTTCCAGCTGCAGCGGTTCCGCGCCGATCCCGCCTCCGGGGGGCGGGTGCTGGACACCGGGCTGTGGCGCTACACCCGCCACCCCAACTACTTCGGCGACGCCTGTGCCTGGTGGGGGCTGTACCTGCTGGCCTGCCACAGCTGGCCCGCCGCGGCGACGATCGTGTCCCCGCTGATCATGACGGCGCTGCTGGCTCGCGGCACCGGCAAACCGATGCTGGAGCGCGACCTCGTCACGAGGCGCCCCGGCTACGCCGACTACGTCCGGCGGACCAGTGGATTCCTCCCCCTGCCCCCGAAGCGCGGTCCGGGAACCGTCTGACAAGGAGCGTGGGACTCGCCGACGGATCGGCGAGTCCCACGTTCCCGCACGCGAACTCCACGCCCGGCACCCGGCACCCGGCACCCGGCAACCCGGCACAGTGCCTACCGGCCTTTCCTCTCCCGCAGCCGATCGCCAAAACACTGAAGGATCGG containing:
- a CDS encoding DUF1365 domain-containing protein; this translates as MTVPALYDTEVSHARRDPAYRFTHRIHLWLVDLDALPVLPWWLRPFARFRARDHLGDPGRSIRRNLDDWLAGQGVDLGGGRVLMLAQAALLGFVFNPLTLYWCHDPAGKPVCVVAEVHNTYGGRHRYLLRPGGDGRAGADKEFYVSPFLPVHGRYRMRLPLPGDDLRITISLVQDGHTSLAASMRGKRRPATTAGLVRLLLTQPLTPQRVWALIRRHGVALWLRRVPIVPRHQENPR
- a CDS encoding NAD(P)/FAD-dependent oxidoreductase, which produces MDAQSNPAPRAAVIGSGVAGLTAAYVLRKRYEVTLFEADGRLGGHAHTHAVRTPDDREIAVDSGFIVHNERTYPNLLRLFGELGVSTRETEMSMSVRCQGCGLEYAGARKLTGLFAQRGNAVNPRYLRMLGEVRRFHRHARRVLDHPDAGDTTLGAFLAIGGYSRYFVDHFLIPLVSAVWSAGGQLSKRYPARYLFAFLHHHGMLSVGGSPSWRTVTGGSRSYVERVAKNLAAVRDGTPVRSVHRDSGGVEIRDASGAVHHFDRAVVATHADQALDLLAAPTAAEREVLGAFRYSRNETLLHTDSSVLPRAGGARASWNYLKPRCATADAPVLVTYDMNRLMRLDEPVDYLVSLNSAGRVAEADVVARMVYEHPVYTPETLAAQRRLPELDDGRIAFAGAYHGWGFHEDGCASGVRAAASLGVPW
- a CDS encoding SAM-dependent methyltransferase, whose product is MPVSPAAPLLAELVSRLVGGALPAGLRAWDGSTAGPDGGPVVVLRSRRALRRLLWAPGELGLARAYVSGDLDVEGDLTEGLRRAWALFRTGALSRPRLGPGEWAGIVATAARLGVLGPPPRPPAEEARPSGRLHTKARDRSVIAHHYDLGNDFYQLILDPAMAYSCACYTDPGDDLATAQRAKLDLVCRKLELRPGMRLLDVGCGWGALLLHAAEHYGVEATGVTLSAQQAGHIRGEITRRGLTGKATVRLQDYRELSGEPFDAIASLEMGEHVGDGNYPVYTATLHRMLKPGAPLLLQQMSRGATAPGGGAFIESYIAPDMTMVPIGTTLGLLEDAGFEIRGVEALREHYVRTVRDWSEQLEKHADQVVAIAGEGQLRVWRLYLAGGALAFEENRMGVNQILARR
- a CDS encoding DUF1295 domain-containing protein, translated to MTFAWTAVAVAALILATFAVALRRRRFDTIDSAWGLGFALVAAVTLAREGGVPTAVLTLVWGLRLAAHITWRNRRGGEDPRYARMRQEPGRIFVRVYLTQGVVLWVVSLPVQVAPHGSPPLWLTCLGVGVWLVGFVFEAVGDFQLQRFRADPASGGRVLDTGLWRYTRHPNYFGDACAWWGLYLLACHSWPAAATIVSPLIMTALLARGTGKPMLERDLVTRRPGYADYVRRTSGFLPLPPKRGPGTV